In Euphorbia lathyris chromosome 2, ddEupLath1.1, whole genome shotgun sequence, the sequence TTGTGGTGATCCATACTTTCGCTGCAAATCACATCAGAAATTATCCGTACTATAAAAAATAATCTGATAACCCGTATAAAATACATGATATTTATCCTTCACGTCTTACTCTCATCCAATTTCACTAGAATTTAATTCTAAATtggtatatatttataatttaaaaaagaaaagctaaaaacattattaatttttaaggttttaatacaatttttttttttcacttttaacTTAATTGTGTAAAATGCCCATACATATACATCAAAAGTTAACAATCAGAATCCAGCCCATGACACTTGTTCCATCCCATTCCATGAATACTTAGAGACACAGCTTTGTTTGTAtacataataaagaaaaaaattggtgtcagaaaataaaaaatctttaatattatattttcatGAATATAATACATCAAACTACTCTAAATTTGATCATTTTAAATAATAAGATATACTAAACATTGAATTGAATTCATAAACATCAAATTTTAGTAGAGTGGAAATGGAGGAGGCAAGAATTCCAACTGAAGTGGCACTTCCAAAAACCATGCCCAAATACTATTACTTgctcgttttttttttcttttttcggaACTGTTTTTGACTTTTTAAGTCTAAACAGAAGATAAATTGGTAAAAATTTGAAACAAACTGTTTTTAAcagaaaaaacaactaatattTACTACCAATCAGTAACAGCAAACAGGAATGGACGAAACAAACGTActctaagaaaataaaagaaaaaacagaTTACAATCCAAAAAATGGGCAATTAAACAAAACGAATTGTTAAAACCTACTCAAATCatcacaaataaaagaattacaaaAAGCCTGACCGAAATTCCACAACTGAGGCTTCGTTGAAGACAAGCCGTGTTTAGTTAAAGCATCGGCAGCCCGATTGTCTTCTCTGTAAATGTCATCGGAAGCAACTAAGGACATTGAAAACCTTGAGGAACTTGCTTCCCACAAGCACTAAGAAGCAAACTAATAGCAACAGGAGCTTGAACATTAACAACTCCAACCACATTAGCCTTTATAACAGTACAAAGACAGATAGCAGCCTCAACATCTGCAATCCCTTCAATAAGGGCACAACATTCTTTGCTTGGTTTAGACCCAATATTTTCATGAACCAACCCTAACCAGCTCCCACATATTCCAAACTTTAGGGTATCTTTAGGACACTTACCGGCCGCCTTTTGTGCCGGAGAAGAAGATGGAATCTTGTGAGATGAAGCAGAATTGAACAAATATATGAGGTTGAAGAGAATTACAATAGCTGCTGCTAACTTACTTGAACTATATTTGATTTTGATGCCCATTAGCCGATTCTTATGGAATCAGGTCCGTGATTTACTGGATCAGCACGTGATTGTTGTAATGGGTGGAACGATTTTCAATCAGCAGAAGAGAAAGACACATATTTTCTTTTGCTGAGAACAACTATAAATTTATGCTGTGAATTAATGGTGTTGGAGATAGATTTTTGTTATCTAGTGTGATGATGCATCAGCCACAAATTATGCACCCAAACTATATCTTGTGGAATATATAGGATAAGCGATGGCAAATATAGGATTATTCGGTTGGGGCCGATTTTACATGTGGtgtaaagaaaaaaatttgCCAAATCGgtgtctaataaaaaaaattcggaTTTAAAAAGGACCTAATAGgccaaaaaatttagaaatttaggTTTAAGGAAGGCctaaaacgcaaaaaaaaaaaaaaaattagaaatttggatttagaaagaAGATGGTCTAACACGTCAAAAAAATTGGAATTTTGGATTTCGAGAGAATCTAACAGTATCTGGGCCTATTTTGGGGTGCTAATCCAACACTCGATCTAAATTTTTTGAAAACAGGAGGACCGAAACACCAAAACACCTCAAATTTTGTGGAGACAAGGGGACCGAAACTACTCGTGACCATGTGGTTCCGGCATTCGGAGGggctgataggggtattttacccctatcttttagcgtgatttacgggttaattttggatgaaataaataagtttaattacaaaaatagagtattttaataaaataacagaataaaaataaatttcgtgcTTTCACTTAATTTCCCTTGTTTTTaagtaatttaggaaataaaaacgtcaagctaactcggccccgagatttgtatttcaggtacgagcaaggagtgaaaatccactcaaatacgcgaggcgcctcatcccttacgcggggcgtgaaacatggagtcagaaataattgccctatccacaggcaccacgcggaatctagtcagcatacgcgaggcgtatgccaacctacgcgaggcgtatgacacatgtcagaaatgattagcctaatcctgaaagtcagactgcatgatctccctgagtcaaccatctctacgcagggcgtactaccttacacgcggggcgtgtcagggaattcttcaacataaaagttcagagactcatttacgcagggcgtgcctcaagctacgcacggcgtaaaaggccaaatcaagcaataaagagTCAGAAgatttgagacaacaagatctggaattggtccacatgcagaagatttctgacggaatgggcatacacgcagggcgtacaccaccatacgcggggcgtattatgggatttctgcacaaaattatgttcctccatgcttgcatattgtggaattacaatcttgcccctagcttgatctataaataagagtgactagcactcactTAAAAAAGCCGGAGATCTTAGACCTTCGACCTTACACCTTGTATACATCTTTTGCTTAAACtcttgtagttttagatttgtttttaggcttagtgtaactaaactcttccatcttgagagcttgttcgttgatcccggcattccatcgaagttccgctccatctccgcacaccaagctcgagagctccaccatccaagtcctaaaaGACGgattttgagtccggttagctagttccgaaggtggattcttccctttacacttgctaattagcttgatctcatcctatgtactaggcttggttgtaattcatatttacactctccatatttataatttatgattcataatctccttttctatatatgtgttgatgtttgttacttgttttgatattcataattgattattgtgtaggggaacacgatttccgacgccattcgggctatctttagggatttatatatgtgttgccttaccggaagtgacgctccggaaaccgtaggaattgacaagccacgggaCTTACGGGCCCttatttctggtcccaagcattagacacgcattgactaggaaccacgtagtctaagtacctcacgggtcggttacactacacgtagtcgtctttgcaagagcaaaacatCAACCGTATATGCATTaggagtcgttatttgtcatagttataacttatcgccatccatatcatttcttagagtttcgttatataaatttgtctcacccgtagttaggaatagtttgtagttggttcccccatcaacctcaaagtattcaccgcttaaataacatataaaactgagtcgtttaatacttgcagttataaatcccgcggaTTCGATACCGGCCCCTaagtacacttgcccctaagtagtgacgtctagtaaagatagagcatttagaaagaccacatccatagtcaaaGCACTCatcataatatacatttcatatttacaccACTAGATggcacgcatcaagtttttggcgccgttgccggggatttataatttcttgcaatattagacaaaaacgttttattgttagtttaagcattctttttgtataaattgtttatatatacttttactaacatcattctttcttgtttataatttcattatttaattcttttcatgcacacccgatctctgagtgattctcttattcctattgatcttgaaattgaacgtactctttgtaggattcgaaaagagaaaatggcaaaccccaacgctgaggtcaaccaacccgaaggaaaccaaaggccacaCGTGAACAACATTCGCGGGGGCAACGACacacgttcgatgatggagatccttgctccgcacCGTCCCCAAAACCGTAACGGAATTGTCGCCCCCACGATACCGGCCAACACGTACGAGATAAAGACCGACATGATCCATTTGATACAACAATGCGgccaattcggaggggaactccacgagaaccctaacgaacatctcgataaattccttatgtgtgcggacacctctcggcaaaatggtgttcccgttgaggctgttagactaaagctgtttcctttttctttgacagggcaagcgttggagtggctacactctttggaggcgggatccatcacgtcatgggaggagatcgagaaggagttcctttcctactattttccgccgtccaaaacagtcaagttacggaccgatatcacatcCTTTAGGtagttggaatgcgaggcccttcatgcaacttgggctaggttccggaagttgctccaaAACttcccccaccatgacatcccgaagcacgacttggtaagcactttttaccacgggttaacccccactaaccatgcgactgttgattccgctgcaggtggggatctatttcggaagtcagctagtgaggcctacgagctcattcatgagctcgcgAGGAAAAgcgtgcaatggcaagaggatcggcttgccagCCCGTTGCGACACCAAACgttcgctgtggagaaagaggctccgaaaagctccatagcaGAGATGCATAAGAAACTTGACTCGTTAATTGCCCAGCTAagcctcaacaaaagtgcacaggtcctgatgtgcaatcactgtggtggagaccacgacggactcaattgccaagccggtagccctttcgccggcgacatcgagagtgtaagttacgtaggaggaaatccaaggtataatcctaatccgaactcctatcaccaccacaataataataacagcggttggcggcctcggtaccaacacccgaacttgtcatatagcaataataataacgtgttgaggcccccatccggctttgagcaagaatatcgggaaaacgggctcgggcaatcacaagccatgcccggtaatcggaacgctccaccTCCCGACAATGTACATGGCTAATCGGTCACGTATTTGTTGAAGGATATATTAgcccgtctttccgatagcgaggtgttttgcagggatcttagccgccaagtAGCCCATCTGAACCGTCAgcaacaagaaaggccactaggaaccctacTGGCAAACACCGAAAAAAATCCGCGGGGCAAAAATCGGGAATCCGGACAGGCGATAACGCTTATGAATAATGGaggttcggacccgtcaagttccaacTCGGACAACTTACATTGAGCCGCCGCacaagaaagtcgagctacttcgactctaaacgtagcatcggtttgaatttctcaaaccctttgtttatatgtattataaacttatttttatttcttttctcttttatttatttttccccttttgaattgttgttattttaaattctattttcatttctatttttgctttatttctcaTCTTTCTgctcttcatttttattttattttatttttatcttacttTCTATCATTTttataaaatcaaaagaaaaacaaatcccatgttaaatccaaaaaaaaaaattttacgacacgcggggcgtacacactTTCACGTCCCGTGTATCTACGTGTCTGATCCTAATTCGCAATAAAAAGACACGGTACGCGGGACGTCCCTCctatcacgccccgcgtacccttTAACATTTAACGCTTTTAAATAACGCCACGTGGGAaggacacgcgggacgtgccctggggcacgcctcgcgtatcctcgAGGAGTTGTGAATTACAACTCCCCGTGGCATCTTTTTCTCCATTAACTTCCCATCTTCCCACTTTCCCATAAAactttcccacttctccactccacctcttccTATCTCCAATCAAATCACcccctttcaaattcaaatcttCAACCTCCcttcataataaattttgtaTTAAATACCCCCTTAATTATAAatcaaaaaacataaaaatattaaaaagaattaatttaGAAACTCATTAAAAAATCATAAatcacaaaattaaaaaaatcaaaaactgctaaaaccgaaaaaaattcttcatcttctgtcttctacgcggggcgtaaccccatatacgccccgcgtcctcgcctttttttcaaaaagggacaggaggtgcgatacgcgaggcgtgccccctTTCACGCCCCGCATATCACACCATTCTTGCGCAAAATAAAGTCAGGGGGAGGGATACgtgtggcgtggccccttcacgccccgcgtacccctctgggaattcGAGTtttgcttggattccccactttTCCCCTATATAAACTTCCCCTTCTTCCCTCCTTCTTCCTCACAACCCTCATACACTCTCCCATTCCTCTTCTACTCTTCCTCTATCCTCCATTCCCACCATGGTTAGGCGAAAGCAAACCGCCGACATGCGCCCCCCATGGTCCACTCGGGCCCGGTCTTCCCATTCCGCGCAAAACCAACAATCACCTCCACCTCCCGACCGGGAGGGAACTCCACCACTCACCCACCAATATCGGGccccttttcatctcctaaccgAGGAGGAGGCCCAAAGGTACGAAGATCTTTGCGCGGACACAGTCAAGGAGCTTCCATACATTTCGGATAGCATGCTTGATCACTATGATCTCGGCACTCCCTTCGAAGCTCGCCTCCGCGCCCTCGGTTGGTACGAGCTCTATTCTACGCATCGGTGGGTGTACCCATCACTAGTGGTgtagttctacaccaccctcacctccaacaaCGTCCCCGaagccgccctcttcaactttcgcctccacaaccgccccttctccattgacactcaatggctccAACACCATTTCACTTACCAAGCGGAGGGAGGCATATCCCGTTGGCCCGATGGCGTTTCCGCTCATgaattttggacctccatcaccgggtccgaggaTTACGAAGTCTCCAACC encodes:
- the LOC136217488 gene encoding putative lipid-binding protein At4g00165 gives rise to the protein MGIKIKYSSSKLAAAIVILFNLIYLFNSASSHKIPSSSPAQKAAGKCPKDTLKFGICGSWLGLVHENIGSKPSKECCALIEGIADVEAAICLCTVIKANVVGVVNVQAPVAISLLLSACGKQVPQGFQCP